From Alienimonas californiensis, a single genomic window includes:
- a CDS encoding tetratricopeptide repeat protein, with translation MAGAPNKSTAAQPVTKTGGSTTGAAAPADAAPRAAEPQPAAPPATIRRRFNWKAAAIAAAVFVVGAGTVHGVRWLQVDRLSDDLKERALAAEEKGEAEEAFRLFAEYRLLQPDDLDAVVRSADLLEEFGGPGVLSEVIRLRETALRLDPELDDVRRKLAGDLLVLAARQPRASNYNAALTHITRLQKDDPEARDAELLVDRAAAEAGLGRDAEAAKWLMLAIDRAPEDPAPYMTLARLLTAEGFDGAPTARVWSEGPAPESDAVRSLTDRPASADRSEQIAEEVADLLAERAAPRRTALLRRGQLLREWDRPTDAAAAAGAAFAAEGGAADSDVLRFGAETELQLAGDAVGARDPQGRDAHIGQAREYVVAGMQLSPPDPRLARVAAQLELIDGYTTEAGAAAKAVLEDALAQLTAAADDGLNETLEPEAGGMSAVEHLVTEWQVRTLLSEIALAEGTAGNLAPAEAAAEVDRQLTALSRLGTFTETAQTLRGRSALLTGDAATAVRELERAAAGLADGSIRVNDRGGRLPIGPEALSTVNLLLADAYSRMQNPERAISILQEALRSNPTFAAARQPLALLLAQKGDVDGALRVLEPVGGTPSLAPLVAELAVRRELAKPLGERDFRAAEAAVANAQRAAEQDEDDPSAAVAPTLLRAQLFAAQENYEAAGGALIDLLDSGGDLGAPVRSSLWRTRLALELTRTDVEAEVRREAAERLLADARADVGETPEVRLAEVSVAALRGPEIFREALRDAVAEAADLPPEERSAVRAGLIRLAAENERVDVVRQLWTDLAADNPNNFAARNVLAEFTLADLQAARENPDVDVAPAAAAFEAALAEVRRLEGPSGPNGDRLVAARILADPDAPEAELTAAADRLDNALRQRPLWPAAARLQGLAALRLGADQAAYDWFSKARTWGDRSQETLVQLVGLLRARGRSAEAAQLLKTADQQTPGVVSGPVARLAWQVSAELNETDRLVELSTQLVREGGSAGDQMLRALSLGARFLELPMNRRDTPEGRQSREAAVEAFESVTDAAPGDVGGWLARLRFLREAYELDDDGPQRVAKIADAAEAALPKLSEPDSTVRSARLREAAGDLQRAAELYRTAATGGGDAPDVEGHPRAVAEAAAFFLRNGARDEAQPLLDALTKTGAELPKAVADWLRPRRDLAAAVTGRWEDVRPALEQFPPPSAATPEDLRSQLSLLGMRNTLPFRRLRIERLSALANAGPTTGRELLELAALLEATGRWADARPLFQTVLDAKPEAPEALVPLIRGAILHESVPAGGAGTLPDAVADRVRPLMERLQQVAPDSDLTKLTAAEFAAATGDRDAAAAGLRSLAGLDADGAGGGDQGSLQRLNLLATTAERLELNDVADELYDALQKRATRPEDKTVPAGHLARTGRFTEALELVERYAGEAVPEATAARAVQIVVLGQVPEEVFERAAGLVEAALRLEPGSARIRKVRADLNAARGRIAAAEREYRELLQETPDDTDLLNNLAWLLASAPLRETGNAKPDPAESNRLLDRAEAIDGPTANLRDTRAMIPVLTHAAGGSPGSAALGAAVNSLEELAAIDASPTILFHLAAARWAVGDPNAARALTTALSAGLSPDVLHPSEHPLLRRVLRDLRGSEDLMRTEQ, from the coding sequence ATGGCCGGGGCCCCGAACAAGTCGACGGCTGCGCAACCGGTAACGAAGACGGGCGGATCGACGACCGGCGCCGCGGCTCCGGCCGACGCCGCTCCGCGGGCGGCCGAGCCGCAGCCGGCGGCGCCGCCAGCGACGATCCGGCGGCGGTTCAACTGGAAGGCGGCGGCGATCGCGGCGGCGGTGTTCGTCGTCGGGGCCGGCACCGTGCACGGGGTGCGCTGGTTGCAGGTCGACCGGCTCTCCGACGACTTGAAGGAGCGGGCCCTCGCTGCGGAGGAGAAGGGCGAGGCCGAGGAGGCCTTCCGCCTATTCGCGGAGTACCGACTACTGCAACCGGACGACCTGGACGCCGTCGTCCGGTCGGCCGACCTGCTGGAGGAGTTCGGCGGGCCGGGCGTGCTGTCGGAGGTGATCCGCCTCCGCGAAACCGCGTTGCGACTCGATCCGGAGTTGGACGACGTCCGCCGCAAACTGGCGGGCGACCTGCTGGTCCTCGCCGCCCGCCAGCCGCGGGCGTCGAACTACAACGCCGCCCTCACGCACATCACGCGGCTCCAAAAGGACGACCCGGAGGCCCGGGACGCGGAGTTGCTAGTCGATCGGGCGGCGGCCGAGGCGGGTCTCGGCCGGGACGCCGAGGCGGCGAAGTGGCTGATGTTGGCGATCGACCGCGCGCCGGAGGACCCGGCCCCGTACATGACGCTCGCCCGGCTGCTGACCGCCGAGGGCTTCGACGGCGCCCCCACGGCGAGGGTCTGGTCCGAGGGGCCGGCGCCGGAGAGCGACGCGGTGCGGTCGCTAACGGACCGCCCCGCCTCCGCCGATCGGTCGGAGCAGATCGCCGAAGAGGTCGCCGACCTGCTCGCGGAGCGGGCCGCCCCCCGGCGGACGGCCCTGCTGCGTCGCGGACAGTTGTTGCGGGAATGGGACCGACCGACGGACGCCGCCGCCGCCGCGGGGGCAGCCTTCGCCGCCGAGGGCGGGGCCGCCGACTCGGACGTGCTGCGGTTTGGGGCCGAAACGGAGTTGCAGCTCGCCGGCGACGCCGTCGGCGCCCGCGATCCGCAGGGCCGGGACGCCCACATCGGGCAGGCCCGCGAATACGTCGTCGCCGGGATGCAGCTCTCCCCGCCGGACCCGCGGCTCGCCCGCGTCGCCGCCCAGCTCGAACTGATCGACGGCTACACGACCGAGGCCGGCGCCGCCGCCAAGGCCGTGCTGGAGGACGCCCTCGCCCAACTCACCGCCGCGGCCGACGACGGATTGAACGAAACCCTTGAGCCCGAGGCCGGGGGGATGTCGGCGGTCGAGCACCTCGTCACGGAGTGGCAGGTTCGTACGCTGCTCTCGGAGATCGCCTTGGCCGAGGGAACCGCGGGGAATCTCGCCCCGGCGGAGGCTGCGGCCGAGGTGGACCGGCAGCTGACAGCCCTCAGCCGGCTGGGGACCTTCACGGAGACGGCCCAGACGCTCCGCGGCCGTTCGGCCCTGCTGACCGGCGACGCGGCGACCGCGGTCCGCGAACTCGAGCGCGCCGCCGCGGGGCTGGCGGACGGCAGCATCCGGGTGAACGATCGCGGCGGCCGGCTGCCGATCGGCCCGGAGGCGTTGTCCACCGTCAACCTGCTGTTGGCCGACGCCTACAGCCGGATGCAGAACCCGGAACGGGCGATTTCGATCCTCCAGGAGGCCCTGCGGAGCAATCCGACCTTCGCCGCGGCCCGGCAACCGCTCGCCCTGCTGCTCGCGCAGAAGGGGGACGTGGACGGGGCGCTGCGGGTGTTGGAGCCGGTGGGCGGTACGCCGTCGCTCGCCCCGCTGGTGGCGGAGTTGGCGGTTCGCCGCGAACTCGCCAAGCCGCTGGGGGAACGGGACTTCCGCGCCGCCGAGGCCGCCGTCGCCAACGCCCAGCGGGCCGCCGAGCAGGATGAGGACGACCCCTCCGCCGCGGTCGCCCCGACGTTGCTGCGGGCCCAGCTGTTCGCCGCCCAAGAGAACTACGAGGCGGCCGGCGGGGCGCTGATCGACCTGCTGGACTCCGGCGGCGACCTCGGCGCGCCGGTGCGGTCCTCGCTCTGGCGGACCCGCCTGGCGCTGGAACTGACGCGGACCGACGTGGAGGCTGAGGTCCGCCGCGAGGCGGCCGAGCGGCTGCTGGCGGACGCCCGGGCGGACGTGGGCGAGACGCCGGAGGTCCGGCTGGCGGAGGTGTCGGTCGCGGCCCTCCGCGGGCCCGAGATCTTCCGCGAGGCCCTGCGGGACGCCGTCGCGGAGGCCGCCGACCTGCCGCCTGAGGAGCGTTCCGCGGTGCGGGCCGGTTTGATCCGGCTCGCCGCCGAGAACGAGCGGGTCGACGTCGTCCGCCAGCTGTGGACGGACCTCGCCGCGGACAACCCGAACAACTTCGCCGCCCGCAACGTGCTGGCGGAGTTCACCCTCGCCGACCTGCAGGCCGCCCGGGAGAACCCGGATGTGGACGTCGCCCCCGCCGCCGCGGCGTTCGAAGCCGCCCTCGCGGAGGTGCGTCGGCTGGAGGGGCCGAGCGGTCCGAACGGCGACCGCCTCGTCGCCGCCCGGATCCTCGCCGACCCGGACGCCCCGGAGGCCGAGCTGACCGCCGCCGCCGACCGGCTCGACAACGCCCTCCGGCAGCGCCCGCTCTGGCCCGCGGCCGCCCGCCTGCAGGGGTTGGCGGCGTTGCGGCTGGGGGCGGACCAGGCGGCCTACGACTGGTTCTCCAAGGCCCGCACCTGGGGCGACCGCTCGCAGGAGACGCTCGTCCAACTGGTCGGACTGCTCCGCGCCCGTGGGCGGTCCGCGGAGGCGGCCCAGTTGCTGAAGACCGCCGACCAGCAGACCCCCGGGGTCGTCTCCGGGCCGGTCGCCCGGCTCGCCTGGCAGGTCTCCGCGGAACTCAACGAGACGGACCGCCTCGTCGAACTGAGTACGCAACTGGTCCGCGAGGGCGGTTCCGCAGGCGACCAGATGCTGCGGGCGCTCTCGCTGGGGGCTCGGTTTCTCGAACTGCCGATGAACCGCCGCGACACCCCCGAGGGCCGACAGTCCCGAGAGGCCGCCGTCGAGGCGTTCGAATCCGTCACCGACGCCGCCCCCGGCGACGTCGGCGGCTGGCTGGCCCGACTGCGGTTCTTGCGAGAGGCCTACGAATTGGACGACGACGGGCCGCAGCGGGTCGCGAAGATCGCCGACGCGGCCGAGGCCGCCCTGCCGAAGCTCTCGGAGCCGGACAGCACGGTTCGCTCCGCCCGCCTGCGGGAGGCCGCCGGCGACCTGCAGCGGGCCGCGGAACTGTATCGGACCGCCGCCACCGGCGGCGGGGACGCCCCGGACGTGGAGGGGCACCCGCGGGCCGTCGCCGAAGCGGCCGCATTCTTCCTGCGGAACGGGGCTCGGGACGAGGCCCAGCCGCTGCTCGACGCCCTCACGAAGACGGGTGCCGAACTGCCGAAGGCCGTCGCCGACTGGCTCCGCCCCCGGCGGGACCTGGCCGCGGCGGTGACGGGCCGGTGGGAGGACGTCCGCCCGGCGCTGGAGCAGTTCCCCCCGCCGTCGGCGGCGACGCCGGAGGATTTGCGGTCTCAGCTCTCCCTGCTGGGGATGCGGAACACGCTGCCGTTCCGGCGGCTGCGGATCGAACGGCTCTCCGCCCTCGCCAACGCGGGCCCGACGACGGGTCGGGAACTGCTGGAACTGGCCGCCCTGCTGGAGGCGACCGGCCGCTGGGCGGACGCCCGGCCGCTGTTCCAGACGGTGCTCGACGCGAAGCCGGAGGCCCCCGAGGCGCTCGTCCCGCTGATCCGCGGGGCGATTCTGCACGAGTCCGTCCCGGCCGGCGGCGCTGGCACGCTGCCGGACGCCGTCGCCGACCGCGTCCGCCCGCTGATGGAGCGGTTGCAACAGGTCGCCCCGGACTCCGACCTGACGAAGCTGACCGCCGCGGAGTTCGCCGCCGCCACCGGCGACCGCGACGCGGCCGCCGCTGGCCTGCGATCCCTCGCCGGGCTGGACGCCGACGGGGCGGGCGGCGGCGACCAGGGTTCCCTCCAACGACTCAACCTGCTCGCGACCACCGCCGAACGGTTGGAACTCAACGATGTCGCCGACGAGCTATACGACGCCCTGCAAAAGCGGGCGACGCGGCCAGAGGACAAAACGGTGCCGGCCGGCCACCTCGCCCGGACCGGTCGCTTCACGGAGGCCCTCGAGCTGGTCGAACGCTACGCCGGCGAGGCCGTCCCGGAGGCAACCGCCGCCCGGGCGGTGCAGATCGTGGTGCTCGGACAGGTGCCCGAGGAGGTGTTCGAACGGGCGGCCGGGCTGGTCGAGGCCGCTCTGCGGCTGGAGCCCGGTTCGGCGCGCATCCGCAAGGTGCGGGCGGACCTGAACGCCGCCCGCGGCCGGATCGCCGCCGCCGAGCGGGAGTACCGTGAGCTGTTGCAGGAGACGCCGGATGACACCGACCTGCTCAACAACCTCGCCTGGCTGCTGGCTTCCGCCCCGCTGCGGGAGACGGGGAACGCCAAGCCGGACCCGGCGGAGTCGAACCGGCTGCTGGACCGGGCCGAGGCGATCGACGGTCCGACCGCGAACCTGCGGGACACCCGGGCAATGATCCCCGTGCTGACCCACGCCGCCGGCGGCTCGCCGGGCTCCGCGGCGCTGGGGGCGGCGGTGAACTCGCTGGAGGAGCTCGCCGCGATCGACGCCTCGCCCACGATCCTGTTCCACCTCGCCGCCGCCCGCTGGGCCGTCGGCGACCCCAACGCGGCCCGAGCCCTCACCACGGCCCTCTCCGCCGGCCTCTCCCCCGACGTCCTCCACCCGAGCGAACACCCGCTGCTCCGCCGCGTTCTGCGGGACCTCCGCGGCTCCGAAGACCTGATGCGGACCGAACAGTGA
- a CDS encoding FHA domain-containing protein — MLRDTRDQSRKKFCFSAPQAVIGTAEGVHLRVHGDGLGPRHVVMQALNGGVLCLAGEPGGLRTNDRQTDASLLTRDRTICFGPYELSLREGTDPPAGEGRPRLRRIYPKRPQDDDRHGPGFCLTPTDGGDRWATLTPVRPVVTVGTRRGAGVPLRDPGADSLHALLLYGPDGPWVVDLRSRGGVRVNGRTVRRRRLEVGDEIKFGSEAVLLIPRPVETRSAEADSPLDQLRDVVADAVRQTLAGAFREQAAQAVRDICREEIDRQTGQFGAMLNEFRTELEAIRRIEAEVAALRSLLDASGGSKPVRSEERDRSPQVVSYPAVPTPPRDDSPKIGGSRRPVPAAKEHAIISERLAELERVRAGRWAALLNRMR; from the coding sequence ATGCTCCGCGACACCCGGGATCAGTCCCGCAAGAAGTTCTGTTTCTCGGCCCCGCAGGCCGTCATCGGCACGGCGGAGGGGGTGCACCTGCGGGTGCACGGCGACGGGCTGGGGCCGCGGCACGTCGTGATGCAGGCGCTCAACGGCGGCGTGCTGTGTCTGGCCGGCGAGCCGGGCGGCCTGCGGACGAACGACCGCCAGACGGACGCGTCGCTGCTGACTCGCGACCGGACGATCTGCTTCGGACCCTACGAACTGTCGCTCCGCGAGGGCACCGACCCGCCGGCCGGCGAGGGGCGGCCGCGCCTCCGCCGCATCTATCCGAAGAGACCGCAGGACGACGACCGCCACGGCCCCGGGTTCTGCCTGACGCCGACCGACGGCGGCGATCGCTGGGCGACGCTCACGCCAGTCCGGCCCGTGGTGACCGTTGGGACCCGCCGCGGCGCCGGCGTGCCGCTCCGCGACCCCGGAGCCGATTCGCTCCACGCCCTGCTGCTCTACGGCCCAGACGGTCCGTGGGTGGTCGACCTTCGTAGCCGCGGGGGCGTGCGAGTGAACGGGCGGACCGTCCGCCGCCGACGGCTGGAGGTCGGCGATGAGATCAAGTTCGGCAGCGAAGCGGTGCTGCTGATCCCCCGCCCGGTCGAAACCCGCTCGGCGGAAGCGGATTCCCCGCTGGACCAGCTCCGCGACGTCGTGGCGGACGCCGTCCGTCAAACCCTCGCGGGGGCGTTCCGGGAGCAGGCCGCCCAAGCGGTCCGCGACATCTGCCGGGAGGAGATCGACCGGCAGACCGGCCAGTTCGGGGCGATGCTGAACGAGTTCCGCACGGAACTGGAGGCGATCCGCCGGATCGAGGCGGAGGTCGCCGCGCTGCGGTCGCTGCTCGACGCGAGCGGCGGTTCGAAGCCGGTCCGGAGCGAGGAGCGGGATCGGTCCCCGCAGGTCGTCTCGTACCCCGCCGTCCCGACGCCGCCGCGGGACGACAGTCCAAAGATCGGCGGCAGCCGCCGGCCGGTTCCCGCCGCAAAGGAACACGCGATAATTTCTGAGCGGCTGGCGGAACTCGAACGGGTCCGGGCCGGCCGCTGGGCAGCCCTGCTCAACCGCATGCGTTGA
- a CDS encoding NAD-dependent epimerase/dehydratase family protein produces MPNGQILLTGAAGFIGAAVGERLLGTGAAVVGVDDLNVYYSPSLKRARLERLFAAAERGGGDFDFHQVDVADRGAVERVFAGGPFDRVIHLAAQAGVRHSITHPHDYAAANLTGFLNVLEGCRRQAETGPDDPPHLVFASSSSIYGASVEPVLAADQPADHPISLYAATKRANELMAHSYAHLYGLPCTGVRFFTVYGPWGRPDMAVWKFTQRVLAGDPIDVYGGGGMRRGFTYIDDAAEGVVRLAARPPAAPTDGAAPASPDRGTGPFRTYNLGASEPVELMRLIEVIETACGRPAEKRFLPMQPGDVISTAADVGPLAEVTGLVPVTSIEEGVGAFVKWYREYHAR; encoded by the coding sequence ATGCCCAATGGCCAGATCCTACTGACCGGGGCGGCCGGGTTTATTGGGGCGGCGGTGGGGGAGCGGTTGCTGGGGACGGGGGCGGCCGTGGTGGGGGTGGACGATTTGAACGTCTATTACTCGCCCTCGCTTAAGCGGGCCCGGTTGGAGCGCCTGTTCGCCGCGGCGGAGCGGGGGGGCGGGGACTTCGACTTCCATCAAGTCGACGTGGCGGACCGCGGCGCCGTGGAGCGGGTCTTCGCCGGGGGGCCGTTCGACCGCGTGATCCACCTGGCCGCCCAGGCGGGGGTGCGGCACAGCATCACGCATCCGCACGACTACGCCGCGGCGAACCTAACCGGGTTCCTGAACGTGCTGGAGGGCTGTCGGCGGCAGGCGGAAACAGGCCCGGACGACCCGCCGCACCTCGTGTTCGCGTCGAGCAGCAGCATCTACGGGGCGAGCGTCGAGCCAGTTCTTGCCGCCGATCAGCCGGCGGACCACCCGATCAGCCTCTACGCGGCGACGAAGCGGGCCAACGAGCTGATGGCCCACAGCTACGCCCACCTGTACGGGCTGCCGTGCACCGGGGTGCGGTTCTTCACGGTCTACGGACCGTGGGGGCGGCCGGACATGGCCGTCTGGAAGTTCACCCAGCGGGTTCTCGCCGGCGATCCGATCGACGTCTACGGCGGGGGAGGGATGCGGCGGGGCTTCACTTACATCGACGACGCGGCCGAGGGCGTCGTGCGGCTCGCCGCCCGTCCGCCGGCGGCGCCGACCGACGGGGCCGCGCCGGCATCGCCGGATCGGGGCACCGGCCCCTTCCGCACCTATAACCTAGGGGCTAGCGAGCCGGTAGAACTGATGCGGCTCATCGAAGTGATCGAGACCGCCTGCGGCCGGCCGGCCGAGAAACGCTTCTTGCCGATGCAGCCGGGCGACGTTATCTCCACTGCGGCCGACGTCGGGCCGTTGGCAGAGGTAACCGGGCTGGTCCCGGTCACGTCGATCGAGGAGGGCGTGGGGGCGTTTGTGAAGTGGTACCGCGAGTACCACGCGCGGTGA
- a CDS encoding PEP-CTERM sorting domain-containing protein, translating into MILAARDAYGGIIIDGELVHAEVRLEATASDVNDILYRHGVTSATANLWGADIATYAKSELDDLGRLLLRSSSLASSLGRAQGSAIARWYDTVTLLGPQNLVDPRLRLTFTLHGEMLAVRGEGATGTLAGVKMDADSHFGRAEGYYREALNPESYGGDWAMIDGWDSWHWIGDEYTAVFSANLPLVPVEGGYLINWYTSLYTDALVLNGVASSDASHTAHFTSLTFADGSTPESLGYAVSFESGMASPNALPSEAAAAPEPGSVTLMSVSGLGLAFGAWRRKRKLGRDTVAVAA; encoded by the coding sequence GTGATTCTCGCCGCGCGCGACGCGTACGGCGGGATCATTATCGACGGGGAGTTGGTTCACGCCGAGGTTCGGTTGGAGGCCACCGCATCGGATGTTAACGACATCTTGTACAGGCATGGCGTCACTTCTGCGACAGCGAACCTCTGGGGGGCCGACATAGCAACCTACGCCAAGAGTGAGTTGGACGATCTCGGCAGACTACTGCTCAGAAGTTCGTCCCTGGCAAGCTCTCTGGGGCGGGCTCAGGGAAGTGCCATTGCCCGCTGGTATGACACGGTAACGCTTCTCGGTCCGCAAAACCTAGTCGACCCAAGGCTCCGGCTGACGTTTACTCTCCACGGCGAAATGCTCGCGGTACGCGGCGAGGGCGCCACGGGGACGCTCGCCGGAGTCAAAATGGACGCCGATAGCCACTTCGGCAGGGCAGAAGGCTATTATCGCGAAGCCTTGAACCCCGAATCCTACGGCGGCGACTGGGCGATGATCGACGGTTGGGACTCTTGGCATTGGATCGGAGACGAATATACGGCGGTCTTCTCGGCCAATCTACCGTTGGTGCCCGTCGAGGGCGGTTACCTGATTAACTGGTACACTTCATTATACACAGATGCGTTAGTTTTGAATGGCGTCGCCAGTTCCGACGCCTCTCACACGGCCCATTTCACTTCGCTGACGTTCGCCGACGGCAGCACGCCCGAATCCCTGGGCTACGCCGTCTCGTTTGAATCCGGAATGGCGTCGCCGAACGCGCTTCCGAGCGAAGCGGCCGCCGCGCCTGAGCCGGGCAGCGTCACCCTGATGTCGGTCAGCGGCCTGGGCCTGGCGTTCGGGGCGTGGCGCCGGAAGCGAAAGCTCGGCCGGGACACGGTCGCCGTGGCGGCTTGA
- a CDS encoding tyrosine-type recombinase/integrase produces MSWQPTGRDAAGRWVKRYKKRRFQSAVAPCRSDREAERAAWEGFIAFRTAVDAESAAAGEDGPPRGYRLALEFHDGVADWCATELRLLDQTGEVPDLEFLGPDGEPREPDDWRAYLEAHRENACAAAAELRRIAAKRNPRALTDEETFPFLAHLAVELPADWDAQVAAGTAVPPPLPSDPAAEDARRWLDRLLAAAEEKRRTVPAAPADRRVAPLIDRYQAGREVKPSTLSRDAERLAHFAAFAGDRDAAALDAGTLEDYRARLLEFCKAATQGGRGWSRAEARQTLNAAKSFVRWLYRTEVLDREPRNLSSCKVEAPRSEPKTEDPALLRRVVDACGDRPVGVWTLLAANVGAYGSDLGGVRLSEIDLEKGVLTRGRTKTGSPGRWRLWDETLERLIAYLEVRPEPREPAFAGLLFLDGRGGPVWRFTEGGQKVDSTRSALKRLRKRMATECAVPSLPMWRRTSATLLRSGPFADVRDVWLAHAPKNVADRSYAAAPLDRVAEACGWLGDQYGFPTDPARLESTATPPPPR; encoded by the coding sequence ATGTCGTGGCAGCCGACCGGGCGGGACGCCGCCGGGCGGTGGGTGAAGCGGTACAAGAAGCGGCGGTTTCAGTCCGCCGTCGCCCCCTGCCGCAGCGATCGGGAGGCCGAGCGGGCCGCGTGGGAAGGGTTCATCGCCTTCCGGACCGCCGTTGACGCCGAGAGCGCCGCCGCCGGGGAGGACGGCCCGCCCCGGGGGTATCGATTGGCGCTGGAGTTCCACGACGGCGTCGCCGATTGGTGCGCGACCGAGTTGCGGCTCCTGGATCAGACCGGGGAAGTGCCCGACCTGGAGTTCCTCGGCCCGGACGGGGAGCCGCGGGAGCCGGACGACTGGCGGGCCTATCTCGAAGCGCACCGGGAGAACGCCTGCGCCGCGGCGGCCGAGCTTCGCCGGATCGCCGCCAAGCGCAACCCGCGGGCCCTGACCGACGAGGAGACATTCCCGTTCCTGGCCCACCTCGCCGTCGAGCTGCCGGCGGACTGGGACGCGCAGGTCGCCGCCGGGACCGCCGTGCCGCCGCCGCTTCCCTCCGACCCCGCCGCCGAGGACGCCCGCCGTTGGCTGGACCGGCTCTTGGCGGCCGCGGAGGAGAAACGCCGAACGGTCCCCGCCGCCCCCGCGGACCGGCGGGTCGCCCCGCTGATCGACCGCTACCAGGCCGGCCGGGAGGTGAAGCCCAGTACGCTGTCCCGGGACGCCGAGCGGCTGGCCCACTTCGCGGCCTTCGCCGGCGACCGGGACGCGGCGGCCCTCGACGCCGGCACGCTGGAGGACTACCGCGCCCGGCTGCTGGAGTTCTGTAAGGCGGCGACGCAGGGCGGCCGCGGGTGGTCGCGAGCTGAGGCGCGGCAGACGCTCAACGCCGCCAAGAGCTTCGTCCGGTGGCTGTACCGCACCGAGGTCCTGGACCGCGAGCCGCGAAACCTCTCCTCCTGCAAGGTCGAGGCGCCGCGGTCCGAGCCGAAGACCGAGGACCCCGCCCTGCTCCGCCGCGTGGTCGACGCCTGCGGCGACAGGCCCGTCGGCGTGTGGACGTTGCTCGCCGCCAACGTCGGCGCCTACGGCTCCGACCTGGGCGGGGTCCGGCTGTCGGAGATCGACCTCGAAAAGGGCGTGTTGACGCGGGGCCGCACGAAAACCGGCAGCCCCGGCCGCTGGCGCCTGTGGGACGAAACGCTGGAGCGGCTGATCGCCTATCTGGAGGTCCGGCCGGAGCCGCGGGAGCCGGCGTTCGCGGGTCTGCTGTTCCTGGACGGCCGCGGCGGTCCGGTCTGGCGCTTTACGGAGGGCGGCCAGAAGGTGGACAGCACCCGGTCTGCGTTGAAGCGGCTGCGGAAGCGGATGGCGACGGAGTGCGCCGTCCCCTCGCTGCCGATGTGGCGCCGGACGAGCGCGACGCTGCTGCGGAGCGGCCCGTTCGCGGACGTGCGGGACGTGTGGCTGGCCCACGCCCCGAAGAACGTCGCCGATCGCTCCTACGCCGCCGCCCCACTGGACCGGGTCGCGGAGGCCTGCGGCTGGCTCGGCGACCAGTACGGCTTCCCCACCGACCCGGCCCGGTTGGAATCGACCGCGACGCCGCCCCCTCCGCGCTGA
- a CDS encoding DUF1257 domain-containing protein has translation MSHIVTVAAKATDPAALAAACRRLKLPPPQTETVTFFDRSVRTGSTVRPPGFVYPIVCDTDSGDLYHDTYEGRWGSEAFVGRLLQAYAVEKTKLQAKARGHRCTETALADGSVRLTVTAGAAGFGGTPQYLSAGEAA, from the coding sequence ATGAGCCACATCGTCACCGTCGCCGCCAAGGCGACGGACCCCGCCGCCCTCGCGGCGGCCTGCCGGCGGCTGAAACTGCCGCCGCCGCAGACCGAGACCGTCACCTTCTTCGATCGCTCTGTCCGCACCGGATCGACGGTCCGCCCGCCCGGCTTCGTCTATCCGATCGTCTGCGACACGGACTCCGGCGATCTCTACCACGACACCTACGAGGGCAGATGGGGATCGGAAGCGTTCGTCGGCCGCCTGCTGCAGGCGTACGCCGTGGAGAAAACGAAGCTCCAGGCGAAGGCCCGCGGCCACCGCTGCACGGAGACCGCCCTCGCCGACGGCAGCGTGCGGCTGACCGTCACCGCCGGGGCCGCGGGCTTCGGCGGAACGCCCCAGTACCTGAGTGCCGGGGAGGCCGCCTGA
- a CDS encoding DUF2997 domain-containing protein produces MSPRIEITVTPAGETSVETKSFAGPSCRTASQPYEEALGTTSSERLTPEYHAAVPVAQSVEQRA; encoded by the coding sequence ATGTCCCCCCGCATCGAGATCACCGTCACCCCCGCCGGCGAGACCTCCGTCGAAACCAAGAGCTTCGCCGGCCCGTCCTGCCGGACGGCCTCCCAGCCCTACGAGGAGGCCCTCGGCACGACGTCTTCCGAGCGGCTGACGCCGGAATACCACGCGGCCGTCCCGGTCGCCCAGTCGGTCGAGCAGCGGGCCTAA